The Haloferax volcanii DS2 DNA segment GCTGGTGAGCCAGCCGGCGAGCGCGGTTCAGTCCCCGATAGTGACCCGGCGAACCCGCCCGAATCGGGGGACATCGAAGTGTCGGACACTCAGAAGGCGATGACCGACGGCGGAAACCCCATCCACGGCGCGCCTGAGCCCGTCACGGACGGCGGCAAGGACACTGAGGAGGTCGACGGGTGTCCCGACTGCGGGTCGGACGACTACGTCGACGCCGACGCTGTTCTGCGCGCTCGCAACCCGTCCGCGAAGAACACGGCGGTCCTGACCCAGTACGACCGCGTCTGCATCGAGTGCGGGGAGGCGTACGATGCCTGAGGACGGCGAGACACCGTCCCCACCGTCGCCGGGCGACACGTTCGTCCGTGACGCCGGCGTCCCGAACATGGGCGCTACGGCGAACCACGCGGCTGCTGAGGGTGCGCCCGCGGAGGAGTCGGTGGGGTCGTCGTCGACGCTCCGCGACATGGTGCTCTCGACAGAACCGAAGCGGTCGCTCGACGAAATCGAATCGCCGTGGGCTCCGGAGCGCGGCGGCCCGAAGCGGGTCTTCCGCGGGTTCCAGAAGATGGGCGACATCGACGGGATGCCCGCCGGCTTCGACGTAGTCGTCGGGCTCGCCGAGACGGCCGTCCTGATTCTCGACCACGTCGAGGAGCAGAACGACGGCGACCAGAGCGACGACGCGGGTCAGAACGACGAGGACCTCGACGACGACCTCGCGCCGCTCGCGGGTGTCGGAGGTGCGTGACGATGCAGGCGTACCACACGGTCGTCACCGGCGACTCCGGCGGCGGGAAGACGACCCTGCTGCGCGAGATGCAAGCCGAGTTCCCCGGTCTGAGTATCTGGGTCAACTTCACCAACACCGACGGCATCACCGGGCGCGACCTCGACGACGCCGCGACGGTCCGGTCGGTCGGCGAAGCTCGCGCGTCGGACGCGACGCGACTGAACTGGGTGACCGACTCCCCGCTCGAAACGGCGCGGCAGGCGCGGACGGTCGCCCACGAGTATCACGAGGCGACGGGCTTCCCGACGCAGGTCATCTTCGACGAGGCGCAGAACGTCCTTCCCGACGGCGAGGTCGAGTCGGACAACCCGGTGAAGCGGATGCTCCACGAGGACCGCGACAAGGGGCTGAAGGTCGTTATCGCCACGCAGGACCCCTCGGACCTCGATTACACGCCCATCAAGCAATGCAAGTTCTGGGTGTGGGTCGGTGAGTGGGCCGTGTTCCACGACGGCTTTCTGCGGTACTTCTCGATACCGCGCGACGACCTCCCGACCGAGCCGTACCAGTACGTCGTCTTCGACAAGCGGATGAACGTGCTGCACCGCGCGGAGACGCAGGAGGCGTACGCATGAACACGCACTTCCGATTCGGCGGGACGCGGGTGTATCTCCAGCCGGTCGAGGACGACGAGACCGATGTCGTTGACGCGCTTCGGACGCTCGCGGAGTGGCTATCGGAGGACGTCGTCTCGTGGTGGACCTACGACGTGCCGCCAGAGTCGCAGATACAGGACCCCCTGACGACCGACGCGAAGAAGGCACTCGTCATCTCGTGGGGTGAGTCGCGTGAGTGACGACCTCCTCCTTCCACCGCCTGAGCCACCCAGTCCGTCGAGTCGATTGTTCGGCGTCGTCGGAGAGTTGGTCGGCCTCGCGGCCGCGGTCTACGTCGCGGCGCGCGCGGCTCGTCGAGGATGGAGGGACGGCCGGTGACTGCCCCCGTCGTTCCGGCTGACATCGCGTTTCTCGCGGTCTCAGTCGCGACGACCTTCTCGTTCGTGGCCGGGTTCCTCGGTGGACTGAACGCAGGGATGTCGCTCTACCGACCGATGGTCGACACAGTTCTCGACCTATGACTTGCACACGACCGCGGCCGACGTGCTACGAGTGCGGGCGTCGTCAATGTGTCCGCTGTGGGCGTTGTTACGAGAACCACATTCAGTTCGAGCACTACTCCGTTACTCACTCGAAGCGGTGTCCGTCGTACTTGTGCCGTCTTATCAAGCGACTCCGGCCCGCCACGTACTATTGACTCTCCGAAAACACCTGAGAGTCGGAAAGAATCGACTCGATTTCAGTCTTCGACACGGGGAAAAGACTAGGATACTGGCGCTATTCTTCCGAGATGTGAGGTAACCGGAAATGAAGATGCAGGACTACGAGAGCAAGGACGGGAAGAAGGTGTGGCTCAGTCGGAGCGAGGTTGATACACTCCTCGACGTCGCCGACGGGACTGAGCAGCGAGTCGCGTTCGCCCTCGGTGCGCGATGTGGGCTCCGTGTCGCGGAGGTCGTGGAAGTCACGCCCGACGACGTAGTCGACACGGAGGTCGGGAAGTTCCTCCGGGTGTGGGAGGGGAAGGGTTCGAAGTACCGAGAGACGCCCATCCCGACTGACCTCGCGGCGACGATCGCGGCGGTCGGC contains these protein-coding regions:
- a CDS encoding ATP-binding protein, with amino-acid sequence MQAYHTVVTGDSGGGKTTLLREMQAEFPGLSIWVNFTNTDGITGRDLDDAATVRSVGEARASDATRLNWVTDSPLETARQARTVAHEYHEATGFPTQVIFDEAQNVLPDGEVESDNPVKRMLHEDRDKGLKVVIATQDPSDLDYTPIKQCKFWVWVGEWAVFHDGFLRYFSIPRDDLPTEPYQYVVFDKRMNVLHRAETQEAYA